The genomic window AATGCCAACTGTGTATCTAAAGCCACAGAGTCTTGCAAACTTCCCTCCCACAATTCTGCTTCCTAAAAGTGGAAGCAGCAAGGTGTGGGGGCTGTTTTGCACAGACTGGTTGCAACATTGTGATAAGTAATGAGGGAAAAAAACTGATCTGGCCCATGCAGGACACCTCaaaggggcagggggacagcCTTCTGGGCATCAGGACACATTCCAATGAACAGGCTGCCCAGGAACCTGGCTCTTTCCGGTAAATCCCAACACCAGCCAGGAAGATGAATGCCCACAGCCCTGGCTAGTGGATGGAATGCCCTCCCATGTGTGTGTGGGAGGCTCTGcaagaaggaaagacaggcaCACCTGTTGCTACTCAGAGGCCTGACCACCAGCTTAATAGAGAGCACCTCTGGCCAGAAGTGTTGGCATCACCTGTGAGCTTGTGGGAAAAGCTAATTCATGGGCCCGACACACTGAATGAGAATCAGTGGAGAAGAGGATTTGGATATTGTGTTTAAGCAAATTCTCAAGGTGATTCTGACAcactttaaagtttgagaaaaaatgatgcaaagaaaaaaaaaaaaaaaaaaaaaaagactgacccTGCATCCCCGCCCTTTGCTTGAGGGCCTCAATGACCATACAATCACAAAAAGCTTAGTAGTTTCAAAACGGTGGAAACTAAGGAAAAAACCAAGAATAAACCCGCCACTATCCCGCCTTTTACGCACCTGTCACATCGAGAGATATGAATGAACAGAAGCAatctttgaaaaatgtgtttcattttgaGTGAGCCAAGATCTTTATGCCATTGGACAAAAAGGAAATTTACTGATTTATTAGAATCGCACAACTCatgtttgcttcaaaataatcaaaCAACTCTTCATcaaaatacaggaaagaaaaatcagacagTTAAGGAGACTTGCCCTTTTCAACTACAGTGGTAGAAGCAGGGCTGTTCTCATAAGCTCCTGACAATACTTCTGCAGCAGGGCGCCAAGAGGGCTGGGGATCTGCTGCACGTGCCTTCAAGAACTCCTTAAAATGTTCCACCTTCTCAGCTGGGTAAGGAAAAACGCTCGCTGTTTCAATCTACTCCTTCacgggggttgggggacagggggTGCTGTCAACATCATTTCTCAGGGTGGAAGCTTTGAACCTCGGACCTGGAAATAGTGGCGTAACCAAGCTGAGGCTGGTGTGGGAGGTGATGGGCCTGAATGCATCGCATCTCAGCCTACTTTCCCAAGATTTTACTTGGCCCCTCTCACAAAGGGATGTCCAGGGACTGCATGCAGCATACTGGAGTTAGGAGATGGCAAAATGTTTAGGGAAGCTGAGAGGCTAGACGGCAGGCAGGTAAGTGCAGGGGATTCCCCCAGGGGCTCCCTCCACACGCACACTCTGAGACCCTCACCTGCAGCACGATGTTCCTTGTGCCTCAACGCCAGGCTCAGGATCACGCTCTTCACGTGAAGTTGTACACGGGGCCTTCCAAAGACGCTGATTTCAACGAAGGTCCCGGATTTCACTGTGTTCACTGAAAGCAGGGCCTGGCTCATCCACTGTATCTCTGGAAGGATTTCTAGCTCTGGGCCTAACAAGGAAAGAGACACCCTTGGCTGTGGCATGGTCGAAAGGCGGAGGAGctagcagggaaggggagggctgggagcGGGCACCATGGGGCAAACGTGGCCCATGAACGTGGGCGCCAGAGTCAGAAGGTTGCTCCGCCGGCCTCCCTCGGGCTGGAGGCGTCCAGACCTCCTGCGCACCCAGTCTGCTCACCGAAGATCTGATCGGCCAGCCATGCCTCCAAGTAAAACACCAGCGGGTCTTCCAGGTCCTCGGCGGGGAACCACCACGGTCGGACGAGAACCCGTGGCGGCAACATCAACAGCCCGTCGCCCTGGGCGGGCGCCGTCCGTTCTCCCTCCTGGGCCTGCGCAGCCCCTCCGGGGTCGCCCATGCTCGGGTCAGCGCTGGGGGAGCCCGGTGTGAGCCACTCTCGCGGGACTTGGGGAGGGGCGAGCCGGCCTTTATGCTCCTGGGGCCCCGCCCCTTCCGGTGCGCCCGCGCCCTGTTGCTGGGAAACACCCCGCCCCTTCCGGGATACCAGCTTCCCGGCTGACGTGGGGCACGCGGGTTTCCTCTTCCACCGTGAGCTGGCATTTATCTGAGCCCCGATGACTATCAGAGACTCTCCGTGGTCGTCCCCACTGGTCAGGTGACACTAAGTCCCAAAGGCTCCCAACACAGCACATGGCTGATGACCTGCGTAGTTGGAACTGGGGACCTGAGTGTGCGGCCATAACTGTCAGTGCCCGGGTGAAGGTTTCTGCGAGGCCGGCAGGTGGGTCAGGCCGAGGGCAGGCCCGTGGAGTCTACATCCTGGCTCTTCTGCAATCTGTGATCCGTCCTCTGATTCTCTGGTCTGTTAGCAATTCAGAAGCATTCAAACAGGGGTATCATGATTTCAAATATAAACGTCATAGGTGGTCATTCTAGAAAAAGAGCCAGTGTAGACAATTCCTGTTTGTTTCCAATAATCCTCAGACAACTAATATTGATGCACACTTCTTCCCAGTGTGCTTAATTTTAAGGTAAGAATTTAAATTAtaacggggagggtatagctcagtggtagagtgtgtgctaagcatgcatgaggccctgggttcaaatccccagaacttttgttaaataaataaataacccaccTAACTTACCTCTCCCAAGCCCCTCCCCCCAGTTTAAATTATGAAAGATTTCACCCATTCATGAAAGTTGTATAACGGAGACTCATGCACCAACACCCTCCCGcttaaaatgttaccattttccCATATTTGCCtcacttctctcttctttaaaataagtatcactaaagcatctttcctttccctccccacaggGAATCATTGTCCTGAAGTGTGTGTATCAGCCATGTATGTTCTTATATTTTCTCCAGTGCAGTTCTAGAAATAATATTTGACAGTTGTCTTAGAATAAATGGCATCTGATGGGCAAACAATTTTGTTACAATTAGTTatgatgtggtttttttttaatcctttaattGGAGAGTTTCAGTCATTTACATAAAGGGGATATTTTTAATGGGCTGCATTTCCTCATTACACCATCTAGGCTCCAACGATATCTAGAGAAGATAATGAATCTAATTTTaccagatatttttatttcctcgATATAATGCTAAAAATCAACATAATaatacatgcatattttaaaacaaaatcttggGGCTATATAGTATGACTCggtctcctaatttttttttcaattgtatgtattttgaatatctcGTTTAAATTGAGTTTTACCTTCATTAAGGCATCTTTTGTGCTTGTGTgttttggagaggggaggtaataaggtatatttatttatcttttttgattAAAGATagatttagagagatacacactacAGAGcatgcaggctgtttcagaatgagagagaaagaccaTGAgatgtggggtttgggtgctcaggttaaagtaaacatagatacacactccatagacagagttcCTACCATCTCAGTATACAAGGCAGTGAGGGAGGCCACCAGGCATGGTGCTGCCTGCTTTTATGGTCTGGGGACCTTCACATGCCAACAAGtgggatatttatttatcttttgatggaggtactggagactgaaccctgAACATTgtacatgctgagcatgcactctcccactgaactataccctcccctaaggtgtcttttgagaaataaaattcttaattgTAATATAGTCAGCTACATAGGTCTTTATGGTAAGTGCATTCCTCGCCCTGCTTAAGAAATCTTCCCTGCCCCGAGGTTTAAAGACATTCACTATCCTTTCCATTAAGAATGCTGGAGTTTCTATCTTGACTTTTAAATCCTTGAATCATTTgtggttaatttattttttcattgagcATAATGGAGGTATATAACTTCAACTTGTTAtaaattgatcattttttttttgtttgaaccACTCTTTTAAGGTTATAGCTCTAAACTGAGGCCCCTTCAAATTACATACCTGGAAATTTTCAGAACCCTTTATGTGGTGAGGTAGCCACAAGGCTGGTTTGTGGCTACCCAATTCCGCAAACGCAGTGCCCTGCCCGCAACACCCCATTCTCAGGAGGACCATCTCCCGCCTTCCCGAGCCCTCCCTTCATTCCGAGCACTGGTGGGCCCAGCCAGCTCTGAGTCTGCAGGGGTTTCCACTGCTTTGACGCATTTCTTCTTGCACCAGAACCTCTTGGTCTTGGGAATGCATGGGGAGAGGAAGCTGTTGACTCTTCCCCTGGAAACAAGTGTTTGAGCTTTTGCTCCACGAAAGGCAGGAGGCCACGTTTTGGAGTGTGAAGACCACACACCTAATAAAACTGAGTCTAAAGTGGGGTTTGCTTGCCCTCGGCACACTGGGGCAGGACCCCGGGACTTCACTGCACAGGCACCTCCCAGGGACTCAGGAGTAATTCCTGCCAtttaacaaagaggaaaatgagattCAGAAATTCATTATCTTCAAGGGTCATGATGGGGGCTCTAAAGTGGCCCCATGGTTCAAAGTCCTGGAAGGCCCTAAATCTGAACGTTTGAATCTACCCCAGTTTCAAACTTCACATCGCATGCACTTCCTGGCCGCTCTGTAACAAACTGTGTGACCCCAGCTTCCAGCTCTAAAGAAacttgtttcattcatttaaaaatatgggaGGAGGGgcgggtatagttcagtggtagagagtgtgctccgcatgcgcaaggtcctgggttcaatccccagtagttctgttaaaaaacaaagccaagcaAAACCACATTGCTCTAAGTAACATGCAAGATCCACCCACTGAAGGCATGATTTCAGTGCTGCATGGGTTCACTGATGGAGACGCAGCTGGCTTGGTGACATCTAATACCACTCAGCTGGCTTTTATGGCCACTTCTAGGGCAGACCTCTCAAGTTCAATCAAAACATGTGCGCTGTTCTTATGCAACCACCAGTGTAATCAATTGAGATAAAGGGCAATGACTAAAAGTAGCAAATGAAAGGTTATTAACTGGATAGTCAAAAGGTCTGGAAGTTCGAGCCCATAGGTATGAATCACAAAGATGAAAATGTTCCTTTATAATCGAGACTTAAAGGACAGAGACCACCTTAACCAAAGACTAAAATTAGCATCACTAATAATGGGGCAAATTGACTACTGGTTTGTCAATTCCATGAAAACAACAGGTCAGACTATTTTATAAAGGGACTATCTTATTAATCAAAGTTATTCATAGTTCAAACTCTAGatcaaagacagagaaagaacattttgaggggtcagggagggtatagctcagtggtagagtgcatgcttagcatggatgtggacttgggttcaatcctcagtacttccatttaaataaataaacaaatctaattaccaccccacagaaaagaaaattttaaaaatttattttattaaaaaattaaaaattaaaaaaataaagaatatttcaagAGAGTAGGGAAATTTTTAACATTGGCTATATGTTAAGGTAGTATTTGATTATATGTTCTATCATATATAACTTCTATAGTGTGtttttttatataagaaaatgtccttgttttgACAATATCTATGCAGTGTCAATATCTATAATTTACTTACAAATAGTTCAAAACTCCcccaaatgaaattttattttctctttctatatatatagtgCCAATGTGACTgtcagctgagggaggctgatgtggggttctaggaggtgagcggcccaaacaaaaaaatgcacgaggagttgccataccgctggacagacttcagccggagacaccgtggggttaacaacactttattgccacagggaggtgcaccctatgatgcacctgtcctgcttttatctgttttctgtcagcacatgcgcggtctgagtttctttgttcatcaggcttacagaatatctctagcacatgcgtacttctattttctttgttctaaatcttatataattgacgcatgcatatagcaattatttactgcatactacaaacatactctgatcgtggccttgggtcccacggctaTAACTCATCTCAATGCTCCGATCGTGGCCTTGGttcccacggccttaactcatctcaacaCCAGCTCACAGTGACAAACGTTTACAGTTGGTTCTCAGTAAAGGACATccagaattctttttaattttctgtagttCTGAATGTTAATGAAAAGGAGATGAAGTATTAGTGGATCAGGTAGCTggttaaaaaaaaggacattttcagagggaaaaaacatGTAAACTACCCCTAGTGAGGACTTCCCCTATTATGCCTTCTAAACcatcccaccccccacacacagtCACATCCTTTCTTTGGCTGGAAGTTCAATATGATATTTAAGGAAGTAGATAGAGGGGCACAGGAACTGTGTCCAATTTAAGAGTCTTAGAGAGAAGACTGCCTAACTACACAAACTTATTTCAAACTTATAAAACTCTACAAACTTATAGGATAAACAACCAGGATTTGAATTTGGGGTTCAAAAATTACAACCATCAAAAAACTTCgacttgaaaagatacacgcacccagtgttcatagcagtagtatttacagtagccaagacatgaaagcaacttaaatgtccattgacagatgactgggtaaag from Camelus dromedarius isolate mCamDro1 chromosome 35, mCamDro1.pat, whole genome shotgun sequence includes these protein-coding regions:
- the LOC105101166 gene encoding oocyte-expressed protein homolog; this translates as MGDPGGAAQAQEGERTAPAQGDGLLMLPPRVLVRPWWFPAEDLEDPLVFYLEAWLADQIFGPELEILPEIQWMSQALLSVNTVKSGTFVEISVFGRPRVQLHVKSVILSLALRHKEHRAAAEKVEHFKEFLKARAADPQPSWRPAAEVLSGAYENSPASTTVVEKGKSP